TTCCGAGGCGACCCATTTAAACACGGCAAAGCATTGATGGTAATGGTTGAGAATGGATTTGATTGCAATTGCGGTGCTATCATTTCCATCAGTAAGAGAAATAAAATTCGATTTGTGTCAGGTCGTCTATTTGATTCCAAAAACAAGCGTATAAAAATTTAGTGAATGGCAAATCTAATTGTCATATTTATTATAAAATAGCTGAATAAAAAGATTTTAGTGGTTTATTTGAAAAGTATGCATCATATTTGCATATCCGATTGTTATATATCAAATAACACTACAAAATTAATTAACACCATTACATGTTAAATGAAAAAGAAACCCTAGTCCGCTGTCTCGATGGAGATAGGCAGGCTCAGAAAGCTATTTACGAGCATTACTGTAGCCGTATGCTTGGCGTTTGTTTTCGATATGTGAGGACAATTGAAGACGCTGAGGATGTATTGCAAGATGCGTTTATCAGAGCTTTTTCAAATATTCACCAATACCGGTATGATGGTTCGTTTGAAGCATGGTTACGCAAACTGATGGTGAACACGTCATTAAACCACCTGCACAAAAACCGCAGGTTAAAAGAACAACTTGAACTTGAATCTGTAGCATATTATATATCGGAAGATGTTGAAACAGATGCCCAACTGCACGCCAAAGATATTTTTGAAACCCTAAAAGCTTTGCCCGATGGGTATCGCACTGTTATTAATTTATATTCGATTGAGGGATATTCCCACAAAGAAATTGGCGAAATGATGGGTATCAATGAAAGCACTTCCCGCTCTCAATATACTAGGGCACGAATGTTACTAGCCAGATTGCTAACTGCAAAAGGTAGAATTGCAACTTCAAACAATAACGGTAAAATCGTTTTTTAAGCAAGTAAATTATGCACACGCAAACTACAGTAGAAGAACGCGACATATTTGACCAAATGCTGATGCAGTTGGGCGAAAACCTTGATATTACTCCCACCGGCATCGATTGGGACAAAATAAACATGGAACTAAAACCCTTGATGGAAAACCAAAAGAACACTCCTAAACGAACTAAAGATCATGAAAGCCAACAGGCCCGGTAATTTTGACGATATGCTTCACAACGCCTCGGGGCGTCGCGAATTGAAACCCAATCAGAGGGTATGGAAAGGTATTGCTTCCCATTTTGAAAAAGTAGAACGCAAACGCCGAATATGGCAAGGGAGTATAGTGGTTTCTTTTGCATTGATAAGTACATTCTCGGCTATTTATTTTAGTATCCCCAATACACCAATAGCAGCAACTTTACCGCAACTAAATGGAAAAGAAATTATTGAGCAGCATGGGTCGTTCAATAATGAAGCTGCAAGAAATGCACAAGTAATTCCTTTTAAAGCACTTTATAATGCAGGCCACAAACAATTTCAAATAAGCAACATATCAGATACCAAATTATACTTGAGAGCCGATGTTGATTTGCTTCTGCCTATTAAACAATTTAACAAGCAGCAACTTAATTCTGTACAAAACTTTATTGAATCCGTAAAACCATATTACGCTTTCAAAAAGCCATTGAAAAAAACCCTTAAAAACAATTTGCAAGTGGGCTTTACTGTAGGTTACTCCAACAATATACCCTTTATACCTAATACGGGAACAACAAACTCTGATATAACACTCCTTCCATTGCAAACCATACAAGTTGGAGGCAATATTGCATATAAAATAACTCCTAAATGTGCATTGAGTACAGGAATAAATATATATAAAACAGGTGCCGCATATTATTTGTCTGGATCAAAAACATTTATTGCCCAAGAAAAAAGCATGGTAAACATATACTCGAATAGTTTTTGGGTAGCTGAAATTCCTGTAACCATCAATTATATCCAATCCATTAAAAAGAATTGGGGAATAAACGTGGGTGCTGGTATAGCAGTTCAATGTAAATTACCCTCACGCAATAATGATGGTGCAGGATATCATATAGCACACTATGGCAGAAACGTTAATGGCCTTGCTATTGTCAACGCAAAAGTAACCAAAGAAACCAAAAACTTAATAATCGCATTTGGTCCTACAGTAAAGTATCAAATGCTCACTACTAACCATAGTGGAAATTACAAACTATTCCAAAAAGGAGCAGAACTAAGCATCGGATTCAAACTTTAATATATATTACCATGAAAAAAATAAGTATTGTCTTACTCACGGTTGCCACACTCAGTTTTTGGGGATGTAACAAGACCTGCACTATTAATTCTACTTTCCAAGTGTATACTCCCGTGTACCAAAAGTGGGATGAAATTCGAAATTCTTTTGGAAGCACGCAGCCACAACCGATCAGAAATATTGGTGACATGGTGATACTGGGTAACCGTCTTTATTTGGTGGAATCGGACAAAGGGATACATGTTGCTGACAATACCAATATAGGACAGCCTGTTTTCCTCGCATTTATAAAAGTGCCAGGATGCCGTCAATTGAGCGTTAGAGGAACCACACTTTTTGCGGACAGCTATGTAGACCTGCTCACTATCGATGCAAGCTCACCGCTGCAAGCCTCTATAATTAAACGCGATAAAGATGTATATCCTTTTCATCAATATGAAGGAGGCTTTGCCGATGACGCAACAAAAGGAGCTATAGTTAGTTGGGCAAAAAAAGATACTACCATAATAGAAGATTGCTCACACCCTAATAATAGTAGTTTCACTACAAAAAATGCAAATGGCCAACCACAAGCTTTTGTTCAAAATTCAAACTCTATTACCTCTAATTTAGCAGATTTAAGCGGCACAGGATATCAAGGCCCACAAGCCATTAGCAGCAGCTATAGCCGCAGTGCTTCCATTGGCGATTATATATATTCATTGGTAAATCACGAATTATATGTATTCCATCAAACAGGTGGTCTCAAAACTAAAATAAACCTTAACAATAACAATGTTGAAACTTTACAGGCGGCTAACGGAAACCTATTTATGGGTAGCGAAACTGGCATGTGCATATATGATTGTAGCAGTCCCGAAAACCCAAAAAAAGCTGGCGATTTTGAACACGTTCAAAGCAAAGACCCAGTGGTAGTTGAAGGCAACAACGCATTTGTTACTACCCGCCGAGATAATGGTTCAGGCTTCAACGAATTGAATGTGGTAGATATTACCAATATATATTTCCCAAAACAAAAAGCCAGTAGCACTCTTACAGGCCCTTATGGTTTAGCTGTGAGTGAAGGCAATATTTATATATGCGATGGTACAGCCGGCCTTCATTTATACAGTTACCAGAACTCCATTCTTACCAAAGTGAAAAACATCAACACTACTCCTTCTTACGATATTATATATTATAACAATGCCTTATTGGTGAAAGGTGGCGATGGACTATATTATTATAATGCTACGCAAAAGAATAATCCCCAAATTGTAGGCAAGACATTGTTTGCAAAATAATATACAAGATATTTATACGAAAGGCTTGCTATTACATAGTGAGCCTTTTTTATTTCTATAGAATAATATTTAGTTTTCGTATAATAAAGCCTGCTTAACTTTGCAGCATTATGTCAAGCAAAATTTCTGAAATCTCATTCCAAATACATTTGGATGAAAATAATATCCCCAGCAAAATGGAATGGAGAGCCACTGATTCATCCAACAACGAATGGCAAGAAAACCAAGCTGTAATGCTATCCATTTGGGACTCGAACGAACAAAACGCTTTGAGGATTGACCTCTGGACCAAGGATATGAAAATTGATGAAATGAATTACTTCTTTTTTCAAACTTTAATGACCATGGCCGATACCTATCAAACAGCTACCCAAAATGAGGAACTGGCCAGAAAGATGAAAGGTTTTGCCGAATACTTTGCCGAAAAATCGGAAGTGATTAAGGGAGCAACAGGTCACGATGAACACGAAGGACATAATCACTAATATATAATCGTGATTATTCTGTAAGCGAACCGCTATTACTCTACAGTAACACTCTTGGCTAGATTCCTTGGCTGATCTACATTACATCCACGCATCACAGCAATATGATATGATAATAGCTGCAATGGTATTGTAGCTATTAGGGGTATAAAAGCTTCTTCCGTATCGGGTATTTCAATTACATAATCTGCTATTCCTTTTACTACGGTGTCACCTTCAGTTACTATGGCTATAATTTTCCCTTTGCGGGCTTTCACTTCTTGTATATTACTCACTACTTTCTCGTAGTGGTTTCTTGCAGTAGCAATAACAACAACGGGCATTTCCTCATCAATCAATGCGATAGGACCGTGCTTCATCTCTGCCGCGGGGTATCCTTCTGCATGTATATAACTGATCTCTTTTAGTTTCAAAGCTCCTTCTAATGCCACAGGGAAACCTACACCTCTGCCTAAGTACAAAAAGTTATGGGCATCTTTATATATTGCCGCTAGTTCTTCGATATACTTATCCGACTTCAATGTTTTTTCTACTTTGTCGGGTATGGTTTCTAATTCTATCAAAAGCTCACGAAGGCGTTTGTCGCTGAGGTGACCATTTTTGTGACCTATAGCCATGCTCATCAAAATTAATGCTGTAACCTGAGCAGTAAAAGCTTTGGTTGATGCAACGCCAATCTCAGGACCAGCATGGGTATATGCCCCTGCATCGGTGGCACGAGGTATACTTGAGCCAACCACATTGCATATTCCAAATATGGTTGCCCCTTTTTCCTTGGCCAATTCAATAGCCGCAAGTGTGTCTGCGGTTTCGCCCGACTGACTTATCGCTATCACAAAATCATCTTCATTGATAACAGGATTTCTGTATCTAAACTCGGATGCATATTCAACTTCAACAGGAATACGTGCAAATTCTTCAAACAAATACTCTCCTACCAAACCTGCATGCCAGCTAGTGCCACAGCCAACTATTATAATACGTTTTATATTTTTAAGTTTGTTTTCATACTGGTTAATACCAGCCATTACGATTTCATTATTATTGTGTATACGACCACGAAAACTATCTAATATAGATTTG
The genomic region above belongs to Bacteroidota bacterium and contains:
- the gldC gene encoding gliding motility protein GldC; the protein is MSSKISEISFQIHLDENNIPSKMEWRATDSSNNEWQENQAVMLSIWDSNEQNALRIDLWTKDMKIDEMNYFFFQTLMTMADTYQTATQNEELARKMKGFAEYFAEKSEVIKGATGHDEHEGHNH
- the glmS gene encoding glutamine--fructose-6-phosphate transaminase (isomerizing), translated to MCGIVAYIGPREAYPILIKGLKRLEYRGYDSAGIALLDGTLEVYKKAGKVADLDEACEGIDKSAHIGMGHTRWATHGEPNDRNAHPHLSQSGDMAIIHNGIIENYASLKEALVKRGHTFKSDTDTEVLIHLIEDIRDNTGVSFEESVRMALSQVVGAYAIVIISKTNPEYLIGARKGSPLVVGVGEGEYFMASDATPIVEYTRNVIYLNNGEIAVITVDGLTVKTIDNVTKTPYIHELEINLENLEKGGYEHFMLKEIFEQPKSILDSFRGRIHNNNEIVMAGINQYENKLKNIKRIIIVGCGTSWHAGLVGEYLFEEFARIPVEVEYASEFRYRNPVINEDDFVIAISQSGETADTLAAIELAKEKGATIFGICNVVGSSIPRATDAGAYTHAGPEIGVASTKAFTAQVTALILMSMAIGHKNGHLSDKRLRELLIELETIPDKVEKTLKSDKYIEELAAIYKDAHNFLYLGRGVGFPVALEGALKLKEISYIHAEGYPAAEMKHGPIALIDEEMPVVVIATARNHYEKVVSNIQEVKARKGKIIAIVTEGDTVVKGIADYVIEIPDTEEAFIPLIATIPLQLLSYHIAVMRGCNVDQPRNLAKSVTVE
- a CDS encoding RNA polymerase sigma factor, which codes for MLNEKETLVRCLDGDRQAQKAIYEHYCSRMLGVCFRYVRTIEDAEDVLQDAFIRAFSNIHQYRYDGSFEAWLRKLMVNTSLNHLHKNRRLKEQLELESVAYYISEDVETDAQLHAKDIFETLKALPDGYRTVINLYSIEGYSHKEIGEMMGINESTSRSQYTRARMLLARLLTAKGRIATSNNNGKIVF